One Spinacia oleracea cultivar Varoflay chromosome 4, BTI_SOV_V1, whole genome shotgun sequence DNA segment encodes these proteins:
- the LOC110803544 gene encoding uncharacterized protein isoform X3, with translation MRSTRYGVSLRKKIKKMELKVHLLLMKMIATTLERINNIEFEEVKIDLAKRQHLSQEFAGVKIDQIQRSVQEAAGVLNDLETAGNVSEEEHSCSNIRFRLWMLRSLTNIFMQSEEYNA, from the exons ATGAGAA GTACCCGGTATGGTGTCAGTCTGCGTAAGAAGATTAAGAAGATGGAG TTGAAGGTTCATTTGCTATTAATGAAGATGATCGCTACAACTCTTGAAAG GATTAATAACATCGAATTTGAGGAGGTTAAAATTGATCTGGCCAAGCGTCAACATTTATCTCAAGAATTTGCAG GAGTGAAGATTGATCAGATTCAAAGGAGTGTGCAAGAAGCGGCCGGGGTTTTGAATGATCTTGAAACTGCTGGAAATGTCAGTGAGGAAGAGCATAGTTGTTCTAATATCAGATTTAGATTGTGGATGCTGAGGAGTTTGACGAACATTTTTATGCAAAGTGAGGAATACAATGCCTGA
- the LOC110803544 gene encoding uncharacterized protein isoform X2, whose protein sequence is MELKVHLLLMKMIATTLERINNIEFEEVKIDLAKRQHLSQEFAGGVKCIRSPANLVDIHRIGVKIDQIQRSVQEAAGVLNDLETAGNVSEEEHSCSNIRFRLWMLRSLTNIFMQSEEYNA, encoded by the exons ATGGAG TTGAAGGTTCATTTGCTATTAATGAAGATGATCGCTACAACTCTTGAAAG GATTAATAACATCGAATTTGAGGAGGTTAAAATTGATCTGGCCAAGCGTCAACATTTATCTCAAGAATTTGCAG gaGGAGTGAAGTGCATACGTAGCCCTGCTAATTTGGTGGACATTCATAGAATAGGAGTGAAGATTGATCAGATTCAAAGGAGTGTGCAAGAAGCGGCCGGGGTTTTGAATGATCTTGAAACTGCTGGAAATGTCAGTGAGGAAGAGCATAGTTGTTCTAATATCAGATTTAGATTGTGGATGCTGAGGAGTTTGACGAACATTTTTATGCAAAGTGAGGAATACAATGCCTGA
- the LOC110803544 gene encoding uncharacterized protein isoform X1, whose product MRSTRYGVSLRKKIKKMELKVHLLLMKMIATTLERINNIEFEEVKIDLAKRQHLSQEFAGGVKCIRSPANLVDIHRIGVKIDQIQRSVQEAAGVLNDLETAGNVSEEEHSCSNIRFRLWMLRSLTNIFMQSEEYNA is encoded by the exons ATGAGAA GTACCCGGTATGGTGTCAGTCTGCGTAAGAAGATTAAGAAGATGGAG TTGAAGGTTCATTTGCTATTAATGAAGATGATCGCTACAACTCTTGAAAG GATTAATAACATCGAATTTGAGGAGGTTAAAATTGATCTGGCCAAGCGTCAACATTTATCTCAAGAATTTGCAG gaGGAGTGAAGTGCATACGTAGCCCTGCTAATTTGGTGGACATTCATAGAATAGGAGTGAAGATTGATCAGATTCAAAGGAGTGTGCAAGAAGCGGCCGGGGTTTTGAATGATCTTGAAACTGCTGGAAATGTCAGTGAGGAAGAGCATAGTTGTTCTAATATCAGATTTAGATTGTGGATGCTGAGGAGTTTGACGAACATTTTTATGCAAAGTGAGGAATACAATGCCTGA